A genomic region of Pseudoxanthomonas suwonensis contains the following coding sequences:
- a CDS encoding pyridoxal-phosphate dependent enzyme produces MAPHASVLELIGRTPMVKARRLDAGVCELYLKLENANPGGSIKDRIGLSMIEAAERRGELKPGATLVEGTAGNTGIGLALVAQQKGYKLVLVVPDKMSREKIFNLKAMGAEVVLTRSDVAKGHPEYYQDLAARIAAETPGAYFINQFGNPDNPAAHEAGTGPEIIAQMAEVGGFDAIVFGCGSSGTMTGLSRCFAEKAPEVELVLADPVGSILARYINEGVLDEKSGSWLVEGIGEDFLPSISDFSRVGKAYAISDAESFHTARELLAREGILGGSSTGTLLAAALKYCREQTEPKKVVVLVPDTGNKYLSKMYNDYWMLDNGFLERPQQGDLRDLILRPYSQRDTVVVGPNDLLTTAYQRMKLYDVSQLPVIEGEHLAGIIDESDVLLHVYGDEARFRDPVSVAMVSKLEKLDVKSPIEALLPVFDRGQVAIVTDGDRFLGLITRIDLLNYLRRRVQ; encoded by the coding sequence CCCCGCACGCCTCCGTGCTCGAACTGATCGGGCGCACGCCCATGGTCAAGGCCCGGCGCCTGGACGCCGGCGTCTGCGAGCTGTACCTGAAGCTGGAGAACGCCAACCCCGGCGGCTCGATCAAGGACCGCATCGGCCTGTCGATGATCGAGGCGGCCGAACGCCGAGGCGAGCTGAAGCCCGGCGCCACCCTGGTCGAGGGCACCGCCGGCAACACCGGCATCGGCCTGGCCCTGGTCGCCCAGCAGAAGGGCTACAAGCTGGTCCTGGTGGTCCCGGACAAGATGAGCCGGGAGAAGATCTTCAACCTCAAGGCGATGGGTGCCGAGGTGGTGCTGACCCGTTCGGACGTGGCCAAGGGCCACCCGGAGTACTACCAGGACCTGGCCGCGCGCATCGCCGCCGAGACCCCAGGCGCCTACTTCATCAACCAGTTCGGCAACCCGGACAACCCGGCCGCGCACGAGGCCGGCACCGGGCCGGAGATCATCGCGCAGATGGCCGAGGTGGGCGGTTTCGACGCGATCGTGTTCGGCTGCGGCAGCTCGGGCACGATGACCGGGTTGTCGCGCTGCTTCGCCGAGAAGGCGCCGGAGGTGGAGCTGGTGCTGGCCGACCCGGTCGGTTCGATCCTGGCCCGCTACATCAACGAGGGCGTGCTCGACGAGAAGTCCGGCAGCTGGCTGGTCGAGGGCATCGGCGAGGACTTCCTGCCGTCGATCTCCGATTTCAGCCGGGTCGGGAAGGCCTACGCGATCAGCGACGCCGAGAGCTTCCATACGGCGCGCGAACTGCTGGCCAGGGAGGGCATCCTCGGCGGCTCCTCCACCGGCACCCTGCTGGCCGCGGCGCTGAAGTACTGCCGCGAGCAGACCGAGCCGAAGAAGGTGGTGGTGCTGGTGCCGGACACCGGCAACAAGTACCTGTCGAAGATGTACAACGACTACTGGATGCTGGACAACGGCTTCCTGGAGCGGCCGCAGCAGGGCGATCTGCGCGACCTGATCCTGCGCCCGTACAGCCAGCGCGACACCGTCGTGGTCGGCCCGAACGACCTGCTGACCACCGCCTACCAGCGGATGAAGCTGTACGACGTCTCGCAGCTGCCGGTGATTGAGGGCGAGCACCTGGCCGGCATCATCGACGAGAGCGACGTGCTGCTGCACGTCTATGGCGACGAGGCCCGCTTCCGCGACCCGGTCTCGGTGGCCATGGTCAGCAAGCTGGAAAAGCTGGACGTGAAGTCGCCGATCGAGGCCCTGCTTCCGGTATTCGACCGGGGGCAGGTGGCGATCGTGACCGACGGCGACCGGTTCCTGGGGCTGATTACCCGGATCGACCTGCTGAATTATCTGCGGCGGCGGGTGCAGTAG